In Lepidochelys kempii isolate rLepKem1 chromosome 10, rLepKem1.hap2, whole genome shotgun sequence, a single window of DNA contains:
- the MEX3B gene encoding RNA-binding protein MEX3B, whose amino-acid sequence MPSSLFADMERNGSGGGGGGGGGETLDDQRALQIALDQLSLLGLDNDETSSIYDNEPRKKSVNMTECVPVPSSEHVAEIVGRQGCKIKALRAKTNTYIKTPVRGEEPLFVVTGRKEDVAMARREIISAAEHFSMIRASRNKNTALNGTVPGPPNLPGQTTIQVRVPYRVVGLVVGPKGATIKRIQQQTHTYIVTPSRDKEPVFEVTGMPENVDRAREEIEAHIAMRTGGIIELTDENDFHANGTDVGFELNGPGSLWSKPTPPSITPSPGRKPFCSYRNDSSSSLGSASTDSYFGGGGGGGSARLADYSPPSPALSFTHNGNNNNNSVYGGEALSSPDCCAELPFDSPPGFDLAPAPPPGAPLLWSQFERGPPAAAAAAAAPPPSSPAFPAAAPSNANLALLVSTQRRGGAAPPPARLSPPLHGSGGGAEHPLARRVRSDPGGGGGRLLSSASYPLYANGLGAHLPGLPSDSSASSSSSSSSSSSSSCSSSGMRRKGSRDCSICFESEVIAALVPCGHNLFCMECANRICEKTEPQCPVCHSAVTQAIRIFS is encoded by the exons ATGCCCAGCTCGCTTTTTGCAGACATGGAGAGGAACGGGAGCGGCGGTGGCggaggaggtggagggggagagaCCCTGGATGACCAAAGAGCCCTTCAGATAGCCCTGGATCAGCtctccctgctggggctggaTAACGACGAGACGAGCTCCATCTACGACAACGAGCCTCGGAAAAAGAGCGTGAACATGACAGAATGCGTCCCGGTGCCCAGCTCCGAGCATGTCGCTGAGATAGTGGGGAGGCAAG GTTGTAAAATCAAAGCTCTGCGGGCAAAGACCAACACCTACATCAAGACCCCGGTTCGCGGGGAGGAGCCGCTCTTTGTTGTGACGGGCAGAAAGGAAGATGTGGCCATGGCCAGGAGGGAGATCATCTCGGCGGCCGAGCATTTCTCCATGATCCGAGCCTCCAGGAACAAGAACACCGCTCTGAACGGCACCGTCCCGGGGCCCCCTAACCTGCCCGGCCAGACCACCATCCAAGTGCGGGTGCCTTACCGGGTGGTGGGGCTGGTGGTGGGGCCCAAGGGGGCCACGATCAAGCGCATCCAGCAGCAGACCCACACTTACATCGTGACCCCGAGCCGGGACAAGGAGCCGGTCTTCGAGGTGACGGGCATGCCGGAGAACGTGGACCGCGCCCGGGAGGAGATCGAGGCGCACATCGCCATGCGCACCGGGGGCATCATCGAGCTCACGGACGAGAACGACTTCCACGCCAACGGCACGGACGTGGGCTTCGAGCTGAACGGGCCGGGCAGCCTGTGGAGCAAGCCCACCCCGCCCAGCATCACCCCCAGCCCGGGCCGCAAGCCCTTCTGCAGCTACCGCAACGACAGCTCCAGCTCGCTGGGCAGCGCCTCCACCGACTCCTACttcgggggcggcggcggcggcggcagcgccCGGCTGGCCGACTACAGCCCGCCCAGCCCGGCCCTCAGCTTCACCCACAacggcaacaacaacaacaacagcgtGTACGGCGGGGAGGCGCTCTCCTCCCCGGACTGCTGCGCCGAGCTGCCCTTCGACTCCCCGCCCGGCTTCGACCTggcccccgccccgccgcccGGCGCCcccctgctctggtcccagtTCGAGCGcggcccccccgccgccgccgccgccgccgccgccccccctcCGTCCTCGCCCGCCTTCCCGGCCGCGGCTCCCTCCAACGCCAACCTGGCGCTGCTGGTGAGCACGCAGAGGCGGGGCggcgcggccccgcccccggcccggcTCTCCCCGCCCCTGCATggcagcgggggcggggcggagcaTCCCCTGGCCCGGCGAGTGCGCAGCGAccccggcgggggaggggggcgcctGCTCTCCTCCGCCTCCTACCCTCTGTACGCCAACGGGCTGGGCGCGCACCTGCCGGGCCTCCCCTCCGACTCCtcggcctcctcctcctcctcgtccagCTCTTCCTCCAGCTCCTCGTGCTCTTCCTCCGGCATGAGGCGGAAAGGCAGCCGCGACTGCTCCATCTGCTTCGAGAGCGAAGTGATCGCCGCCCTGGTCCCCTGCGGCCACAACCTCTTCTGCATGGAGTGCGCCAACCGCATCTGCGAGAAGACGGAGCCCCAGTGCCCCGTCTGCCACAGCGCAGTTACTCAGGCCATCCGtatattttcctaa